From a region of the Dickeya poaceiphila genome:
- a CDS encoding DUF1501 domain-containing protein has protein sequence MTTAPDYTRRNLLKLFGALPLVSLLPAPVLAENLQALRQQTGQRRLIIVELFGGNDALNTLIPYRDPLYRHYRPNLAIPAKQWLPLNDEFAFNSALAALEAIYQHGELAIIPDIGYPHPTLSHFDATTIWNTGYTDPTRHSGWAGRTIAANQRWARHHDADGIVFSGSPDFIQQEGVHALELQDTSTLLSDEPMRLQSDAQTSSAASHYLRTLIDNHQNISQRIRQKLNRPNPFERLFNPTQSGYMEPVYIQGAQLLWLIACGVDTPVLKLGMSGFDLHSLMHEHHNPLLQQLARLLTGLRQGLMDIGTWNNSLILVQSEFGRRPQENASGGTDHGSSGVAFLLGGALNGGIYGTRSDLAKLDEAGNPVFTTDFRHLYSSIVTQFWQLPHNPLQQEGFSPLALRFYT, from the coding sequence ATGACAACTGCACCTGACTATACCCGCAGAAATTTGCTGAAACTGTTTGGCGCGTTACCATTAGTCTCGCTGTTGCCTGCCCCTGTGCTGGCTGAAAACCTCCAGGCATTACGCCAGCAAACCGGCCAGCGCAGGCTGATCATCGTCGAGTTGTTTGGCGGTAACGATGCGCTTAATACCCTGATTCCCTATCGTGACCCGCTTTATCGTCACTATCGACCCAATCTGGCTATTCCGGCCAAACAATGGCTCCCTCTCAACGATGAATTCGCTTTTAACTCCGCGCTCGCCGCGCTGGAAGCGATTTATCAGCATGGGGAACTAGCTATCATCCCGGATATCGGTTATCCCCATCCCACACTGTCGCATTTTGATGCCACGACTATCTGGAATACCGGTTATACCGATCCCACACGACATTCAGGCTGGGCAGGCCGCACGATTGCCGCCAATCAACGCTGGGCCAGACACCACGATGCGGATGGGATTGTGTTCTCAGGTTCGCCAGATTTTATCCAGCAAGAAGGGGTGCACGCCCTCGAACTTCAGGACACCAGTACGCTGCTGTCTGACGAGCCAATGCGCTTACAATCCGACGCGCAGACAAGCAGCGCCGCGTCACATTACCTGCGAACCCTGATAGACAATCACCAAAATATCAGCCAACGCATTCGGCAAAAACTCAATCGCCCCAATCCGTTTGAACGATTATTCAACCCCACGCAGTCAGGCTACATGGAACCGGTTTACATTCAGGGGGCGCAGTTGCTGTGGCTGATCGCCTGCGGCGTTGATACCCCGGTGCTGAAATTAGGCATGTCGGGCTTTGATCTGCATTCACTGATGCATGAACACCATAACCCTCTCTTGCAACAACTTGCCCGGCTACTGACAGGATTGCGTCAGGGGCTGATGGATATCGGCACCTGGAACAACAGCCTGATTCTGGTGCAATCAGAATTTGGTCGCAGGCCGCAAGAGAACGCCTCCGGCGGTACGGACCACGGCTCCAGCGGCGTCGCTTTCTTACTCGGCGGCGCCCTCAACGGCGGCATATATGGAACACGCTCAGACCTTGCCAAACTGGATGAAGCGGGCAACCCCGTCTTTACCACCGATTTTCGCCACCTCTACTCCAGCATTGTGACGCAGTTCTGGCAATTGCCTCATAACCCATTACAGCAGGAAGGTTTTTCCCCTCTGGCTTTGCGCTTCTACACCTAA
- a CDS encoding ABC transporter permease has product MRIRRFRHTAYRSPWLAPATVLPAAAVLLLLLAVFFPSLLTHHLPDQMDMGAVLQPPGTGHWFGTDPLGRDVFTRVVYGTSLSLSIGVGAMLIACIGGILLGTLSALAPLPIRRVLVRLLDIMLAFPEMLLALLVIAVLGRGPENTLLAVGLAGIASYARLVRSQVLQVKLSGYVEHAVALGEHPLYIVIRHIIPNTLRPLLILATIGVGNAVLSASALSFLGLGVVPPTAEWGALLADGRNFLDIAPWASLFPASVVALSVIVITLLGRRLQAILARGTA; this is encoded by the coding sequence ATGCGGATACGCCGGTTCCGGCACACCGCCTATCGCAGCCCCTGGCTGGCACCGGCCACGGTGTTGCCTGCCGCCGCCGTGTTGCTGTTACTGCTGGCGGTATTTTTTCCGTCGCTGCTTACACATCACCTGCCGGATCAGATGGACATGGGGGCAGTGCTCCAGCCTCCCGGCACAGGCCACTGGTTCGGTACCGACCCGCTTGGGCGCGATGTATTCACCCGTGTGGTATACGGTACGTCGTTGTCACTGAGTATCGGCGTTGGCGCGATGTTGATCGCCTGCATCGGCGGCATACTGCTGGGTACGCTATCAGCGCTGGCACCGTTGCCAATACGCCGCGTGCTGGTGCGGTTGCTGGATATTATGCTGGCGTTTCCGGAAATGCTGTTGGCGTTGCTGGTCATCGCCGTACTGGGCCGCGGCCCGGAAAACACGCTACTGGCGGTCGGGCTGGCAGGCATCGCCAGCTATGCACGGCTGGTACGCTCGCAGGTGCTGCAGGTGAAACTTTCTGGCTATGTGGAACATGCCGTCGCACTGGGCGAACATCCGCTGTACATCGTGATACGTCATATCATTCCCAACACCTTACGGCCATTGCTGATTCTGGCGACCATTGGCGTCGGCAATGCGGTATTGTCCGCCTCGGCACTGAGTTTTCTTGGGCTTGGCGTGGTGCCGCCTACCGCCGAATGGGGCGCACTACTGGCCGATGGCCGCAACTTTCTGGATATCGCCCCCTGGGCCAGCCTGTTTCCCGCCAGCGTTGTCGCGCTGTCGGTAATCGTTATCACTCTGCTGGGCCGGCGTTTGCAGGCCATTCTGGCCAGGGGGACGGCATGA
- a CDS encoding dipeptide ABC transporter ATP-binding protein, which translates to MSQPASQPLLRVDGLSVTFPSPYGPVESVRNLSFQVNPGEILALVGESGSGKSVTARTLVGLAGERAHIQANAIELVCHDGNRCDLQKLSARQWQQVRGREIGFVLQDALVSLDPLRRIGQEVAEPLLTHQLASRDDVATRVAELLAQVGIPDPANRAAQYPHELSGGLRQRALIASALAAGPKLLIADEPTTALDATVQQQILTLFTTLAQAGHGVLLITHDLAVVSQVADQVIVMQQGELVEHGPARQVLSAPQHPYTRRLLAAIPTAATRGNWLAGANPLSAQASRVLSGAGDAGKKSGLALQVDEVSVWFKRPDGSRLTAVNNISLAVERGETLGIVGESGSGKTTLGKVMLALQSPDSGEVRLSGHPWSTLAERQRRPLRARIQTITQDPLSSFDPQFTIEQILLQPLRLRRDLSPHARQQRILTLLELVGLSPTLLSRRPPSLSGGQRQRISIAQALAAEPDVLICDEPVSALDVTTQAQVLDLLVALQQCLHLSMVFISHDLGVVQHMSHRIAVMKDGDVVERGTVEQIFSQPQHPYTRQLLSTVAPVVVSR; encoded by the coding sequence ATGAGTCAGCCTGCTTCGCAGCCATTACTGCGCGTTGATGGGTTGAGCGTGACCTTCCCCAGCCCGTACGGGCCGGTGGAATCGGTGCGCAATTTGTCGTTTCAGGTCAATCCAGGGGAGATACTGGCGCTGGTGGGCGAATCCGGTTCCGGTAAATCGGTCACCGCCCGCACGCTGGTCGGTCTGGCGGGTGAACGGGCGCACATTCAGGCCAACGCCATCGAACTGGTGTGCCATGACGGTAACCGGTGCGATCTGCAAAAACTGAGTGCCCGGCAATGGCAACAAGTGCGAGGCCGGGAGATCGGCTTTGTCTTGCAGGATGCGCTGGTATCGCTCGATCCGCTGCGGCGCATCGGGCAGGAAGTGGCAGAACCACTGCTGACCCATCAACTGGCCTCGCGTGACGATGTAGCAACCCGCGTCGCTGAACTGCTGGCTCAGGTCGGTATTCCCGATCCTGCCAACCGTGCCGCACAATACCCGCATGAGCTGTCCGGCGGTTTGCGCCAGCGGGCGCTGATCGCCTCAGCGCTGGCTGCCGGACCCAAACTGTTGATCGCCGACGAGCCTACCACCGCGCTGGATGCCACCGTCCAGCAACAGATACTCACGCTGTTTACCACTCTGGCGCAAGCCGGGCACGGCGTGCTGCTGATCACCCACGATCTGGCGGTGGTTTCGCAAGTCGCCGATCAGGTGATAGTGATGCAACAAGGCGAGTTGGTGGAGCACGGCCCGGCACGACAGGTGCTGTCCGCGCCGCAACACCCATACACCCGCAGGCTGCTGGCGGCAATTCCGACTGCCGCCACCCGTGGCAACTGGCTGGCAGGAGCAAACCCGCTCAGTGCGCAGGCATCGCGCGTGCTCTCCGGCGCTGGCGATGCAGGCAAAAAGAGCGGGCTGGCGTTGCAGGTAGATGAAGTCTCTGTCTGGTTCAAACGCCCGGATGGCAGCCGCCTGACCGCGGTAAACAACATTTCGCTGGCGGTGGAACGTGGCGAAACGCTGGGCATTGTTGGCGAATCCGGTTCAGGTAAGACCACGCTGGGGAAAGTGATGCTGGCGTTACAATCACCGGACAGCGGTGAAGTGCGCCTGTCCGGCCACCCCTGGAGCACACTGGCCGAACGGCAACGCCGCCCATTGCGCGCCCGAATCCAGACCATCACTCAGGACCCGCTCAGCTCGTTCGATCCGCAGTTCACCATTGAACAGATCCTGTTGCAACCGTTGCGGCTACGACGCGATCTCAGCCCACACGCCCGTCAGCAACGTATTCTTACCCTGTTGGAACTGGTAGGGTTATCGCCAACGCTGCTTTCCAGACGGCCACCATCGTTGTCCGGCGGGCAGCGCCAGCGTATCTCCATCGCACAGGCGTTGGCGGCGGAGCCGGATGTGCTGATTTGTGACGAACCGGTATCGGCGCTCGATGTCACCACGCAGGCGCAGGTGCTGGACCTGTTGGTGGCGTTGCAGCAATGCCTGCACCTGTCGATGGTGTTTATTTCTCACGATCTGGGCGTAGTGCAGCACATGAGTCATCGGATTGCGGTGATGAAAGATGGCGATGTGGTAGAGCGAGGTACCGTGGAACAGATATTCTCTCAACCACAACACCCCTATACCCGGCAATTACTTTCCACCGTCGCCCCGGTGGTGGTTAGCCGGTAA
- a CDS encoding DUF1800 domain-containing protein: protein MVGILLLLCGSARALTPDDARHLLERTSFGASKQDIAALLPLSREQAVSQLVASLDKPHYIQPPAYISRPRPNYWDKDWEKEQVVFYRINEIHQLQDWWMQEMIETPAPFAERLTLFWHNHFVSRFQNTRISAPFYDQLLLFRRWGGKDFRQLLKGILRDPMMLSGLDNVKNTRTHPNENLARELMELFTLGVGHYSEQDVKQVARLLAGHTVAQNDGWRYLVNEQERDIGEKTILGQSVAGNASDELDQLVEILLRQPSTAEHIAGKFYYEFVSITPNDEEVHRLAGILRDSDYNLRALLNALLLSEAFWAPENRGNLIKSPLDVIVGFARTFRLRMPDYRILTDYAAVLGQEPFSAPDVSGWKGGLNWLNNSQITNRKRIIERLWIAVSQSYRLADESADGLHIRFSSEYRQVPATFSVRVNQQPVGTITAKAGLLTQGIEKASNESAAMKPMWENATIPSAALPPHPQTVTLGFALKDVDTHLFINWIALNGKRYNPSSARWVKAVAGRCPNGVPTGAFYCDAELEFSLDNTVSTDRASLEDLQTPLNFNIEYGTARLQLHPQPTVTADTPSSPLPLLPPLMPALPDDVASVMQAASASQLRELQQQMYRILSIDPAYNLK from the coding sequence ATGGTTGGCATATTACTGCTGCTTTGCGGCAGTGCTCGTGCGCTCACACCTGATGATGCCCGACATTTACTTGAACGCACCAGCTTTGGCGCCAGCAAGCAGGATATTGCAGCCCTGCTGCCGCTTTCCAGAGAGCAGGCGGTATCACAGTTAGTGGCATCACTGGATAAACCGCACTATATTCAGCCACCCGCTTATATTTCCCGGCCTCGTCCCAATTACTGGGACAAAGACTGGGAAAAAGAGCAGGTGGTGTTTTACCGCATCAATGAAATTCATCAGTTACAAGACTGGTGGATGCAGGAGATGATTGAAACCCCCGCGCCATTCGCCGAGCGGCTGACGCTCTTCTGGCACAATCACTTTGTTTCCCGTTTCCAGAACACCCGTATTTCCGCGCCTTTTTATGATCAACTGCTGCTATTTCGCCGCTGGGGCGGCAAAGATTTTCGCCAGTTACTGAAAGGGATTTTGCGTGATCCAATGATGTTAAGCGGATTGGATAACGTGAAAAATACCCGTACACACCCCAATGAAAACCTGGCCCGTGAATTGATGGAACTGTTCACGCTGGGTGTCGGCCATTACAGCGAACAGGATGTAAAACAGGTAGCGCGCCTGCTGGCCGGGCATACTGTCGCTCAGAATGACGGCTGGCGCTATCTGGTCAATGAGCAAGAGCGCGACATCGGGGAAAAAACGATCCTTGGGCAATCGGTAGCAGGCAATGCCAGTGACGAACTGGATCAGTTAGTAGAGATATTATTGCGCCAACCCAGCACCGCCGAGCACATTGCCGGAAAATTCTATTATGAGTTTGTTTCCATCACACCGAATGACGAGGAAGTGCACAGGCTGGCGGGGATATTGCGCGACAGCGATTATAACTTGCGGGCGCTACTCAACGCGCTGTTATTAAGCGAAGCATTTTGGGCACCGGAAAACCGCGGCAATTTAATCAAATCTCCGCTGGATGTGATTGTCGGGTTTGCCCGCACCTTTCGCCTGCGGATGCCCGATTACCGCATCCTCACGGACTATGCCGCTGTGCTGGGGCAAGAGCCATTCAGCGCGCCGGATGTTTCCGGCTGGAAAGGCGGCCTGAACTGGTTAAACAACAGCCAGATCACCAACAGAAAACGTATCATTGAACGGCTGTGGATTGCCGTTAGCCAGTCATATCGGCTCGCGGACGAGTCTGCTGACGGATTGCATATTCGTTTCAGTTCCGAATACCGACAGGTTCCCGCCACGTTCAGTGTACGCGTCAACCAGCAGCCCGTCGGGACGATTACCGCCAAAGCCGGCTTGCTCACACAAGGTATTGAGAAAGCCTCTAACGAATCTGCGGCCATGAAACCTATGTGGGAAAATGCCACTATTCCCAGCGCCGCACTGCCGCCGCACCCGCAAACCGTCACACTCGGTTTTGCGCTGAAAGACGTGGATACCCATCTGTTCATCAACTGGATAGCGCTCAACGGCAAGCGTTATAACCCATCAAGCGCGCGTTGGGTAAAAGCGGTAGCAGGCCGCTGCCCGAATGGGGTGCCGACCGGTGCTTTTTATTGTGATGCCGAGCTGGAGTTCTCGTTAGATAACACCGTCAGCACTGACCGCGCCTCGCTGGAAGACTTACAAACACCACTGAACTTCAACATTGAATATGGCACGGCACGGTTACAGCTACACCCTCAGCCTACGGTGACAGCAGATACGCCGTCATCCCCTTTGCCACTACTTCCCCCGCTGATGCCCGCGCTGCCTGATGATGTCGCCTCTGTGATGCAAGCGGCATCTGCCAGTCAGCTCAGGGAATTACAGCAGCAGATGTATCGGATTCTGAGCATAGACCCGGCCTATAACCTGAAATAA
- a CDS encoding ABC transporter substrate-binding protein, which produces MATLYPAPPASKTSRIALLIAALLSLAVSASPFANAADATATPVSGGTLNIGLGSDTPVIDPSITAYSVAALVARNVVDSLVGQAEDNRFTPWLAERWEISDNNTRYTFHLRKDVTFSDGTKLDAAAVKYNLDRILDPKTTSSYAKSLLGPIDNIATPDDYTVVISYKNPFAALLQGLSLPFLGIQSPTYLKNTPNTSNTLVGSGPFILESFIKGSGSRLKKRPDYHWGPGYAAHSGPAYLDKIEFKYLPESSVRLGALSSGQVQAIDAVPPANAAALNKDPRLELITRENPGVNRVLYLNTSKGPFQDVNIRRAFLHAVDAASATKVAFFGTLKAADSILGPSTLYYDKSAAALGGFDLKKANHLLDEAGWKTKDSDGYRTKDGKRLTVNFVYSTGSSEAAEITLFQAVQYQVKQAGIDLQLSPVDSGGFISRTNDNDYDIASNYFVRAEPDILRTVFDSNYIPPNGNNFSRIHSLDEPLRKAIGASDAERKQLYSAIQHELLDQAYAVPLFIPAYQLGLSKKVQGISWATNAKPNFYDVWIKP; this is translated from the coding sequence ATGGCAACATTATATCCGGCACCTCCGGCAAGCAAAACATCACGGATAGCTTTACTTATCGCAGCGCTGCTGTCTCTGGCAGTAAGCGCATCGCCTTTTGCCAACGCGGCAGACGCGACCGCCACACCCGTGTCAGGCGGTACGTTGAATATCGGGCTGGGCAGCGACACCCCGGTTATCGATCCGTCCATTACCGCTTACTCTGTCGCCGCGCTGGTTGCCCGCAACGTGGTGGATTCACTGGTAGGTCAGGCAGAAGACAACCGTTTTACCCCCTGGCTGGCTGAACGCTGGGAAATCAGCGACAACAATACCCGCTACACCTTCCACCTGCGTAAAGACGTGACGTTCAGCGACGGCACCAAACTGGATGCGGCAGCAGTAAAATATAATCTGGACCGTATTCTCGACCCCAAAACCACCTCCAGTTACGCAAAATCCCTGCTGGGACCGATTGATAACATCGCCACACCGGACGACTACACGGTAGTGATCAGCTACAAAAACCCGTTCGCTGCGCTGTTACAAGGTTTGAGCCTGCCTTTCCTTGGCATTCAGTCGCCGACGTACCTGAAAAATACGCCGAATACCAGCAACACCCTTGTCGGTTCTGGTCCGTTTATTCTGGAGTCGTTCATAAAAGGTAGTGGCAGCCGCCTGAAAAAACGCCCGGATTACCATTGGGGACCGGGTTATGCCGCACACTCTGGCCCAGCTTATCTGGATAAAATCGAATTCAAATACCTGCCGGAATCGTCAGTGCGCCTTGGCGCGCTGAGCAGCGGCCAGGTACAGGCGATTGACGCCGTCCCCCCCGCCAATGCCGCCGCACTGAACAAAGACCCTCGTCTGGAATTGATCACCCGCGAGAACCCCGGCGTTAATCGCGTACTTTATCTGAACACCTCCAAAGGCCCGTTCCAGGACGTCAACATACGCCGCGCCTTCCTGCACGCAGTGGATGCGGCATCGGCGACAAAAGTCGCGTTCTTCGGCACCCTGAAAGCCGCGGACAGCATTCTTGGCCCGTCCACGCTGTATTACGACAAATCAGCCGCCGCACTGGGTGGTTTTGACCTGAAAAAAGCCAACCACCTGCTGGATGAAGCCGGCTGGAAAACCAAGGATAGCGACGGTTACCGCACCAAAGACGGCAAACGCCTGACTGTGAATTTCGTCTATAGCACCGGTTCTTCAGAAGCAGCGGAAATTACCCTGTTTCAGGCCGTGCAGTATCAGGTGAAACAGGCCGGTATCGATCTCCAGCTCAGCCCGGTGGACAGCGGGGGCTTTATCAGCCGCACCAATGACAATGACTATGATATCGCCTCTAACTACTTTGTACGCGCCGAGCCGGATATCCTGCGTACGGTGTTCGACTCCAACTACATTCCGCCCAACGGCAACAACTTCAGCCGCATCCACTCGCTGGATGAGCCGTTGAGAAAAGCCATCGGCGCCAGCGACGCTGAGCGTAAGCAGCTTTACAGCGCTATTCAGCATGAACTGCTTGATCAGGCTTACGCGGTGCCGCTGTTTATCCCGGCCTACCAACTGGGGCTGTCGAAAAAAGTACAAGGCATCAGTTGGGCCACTAACGCGAAACCGAACTTCTATGATGTCTGGATTAAACCGTAA
- a CDS encoding ABC transporter permease, with product MMSGLNRNRAVTALQRLFTIVAVLWGAATLTFIAVKLIPGDPVAILSGGDNVVDEAYRAALIKQFGLDQPLWMQYLRYCGQALQGDFGVSYQYRQPVVTLIGDAMRETIQLAISALALALLLSVINALLTAGRHARLRALLSWLELTLLSTPVYWIGIVLLSVFSFRLQWFPVMGNDGLISLVLPVITLSLPLAALLSQVLRDGLEEALSQPFALTVRTRGVSETWLRLRHGLRHGALAASTLTGTLLAGVLSGSVLTETVFGRAGIGQITLHAIESRDMPLVLGLVMLSALLFVVINLLVDALYLLIDPRLRKKANAHEQ from the coding sequence ATGATGTCTGGATTAAACCGTAACCGGGCCGTCACAGCCCTCCAGCGACTCTTCACCATCGTGGCGGTGCTTTGGGGCGCCGCCACACTGACGTTTATTGCCGTTAAACTGATCCCCGGCGATCCGGTGGCGATCTTAAGCGGTGGCGATAACGTGGTGGATGAGGCGTACCGGGCAGCACTGATCAAACAGTTTGGACTCGATCAGCCGCTGTGGATGCAATACCTGCGTTACTGCGGACAGGCGCTGCAAGGCGATTTCGGTGTCAGCTATCAATACCGGCAGCCGGTAGTCACATTGATTGGCGACGCCATGCGGGAAACCATCCAGCTTGCGATTAGCGCATTAGCACTGGCATTGCTGCTGTCGGTTATCAACGCGTTGCTCACTGCCGGTCGTCACGCCCGGCTGCGGGCATTGCTCTCCTGGCTGGAGCTGACGCTGCTCAGCACGCCGGTTTACTGGATCGGCATCGTATTGCTCAGCGTTTTCAGCTTCCGGCTACAGTGGTTTCCGGTGATGGGCAACGACGGGTTGATATCGCTGGTGCTGCCGGTCATCACGCTGAGTCTGCCGCTGGCGGCGCTGTTAAGTCAGGTGCTGCGCGACGGACTGGAAGAGGCGCTGTCGCAACCGTTCGCGCTGACAGTGCGTACCCGCGGCGTTAGCGAAACCTGGCTGCGCTTGCGGCACGGTTTGCGCCATGGCGCGCTGGCTGCTTCAACGCTGACCGGCACGCTGCTGGCGGGCGTGTTGAGCGGTTCGGTGCTGACCGAAACCGTGTTTGGCCGCGCCGGCATCGGCCAGATTACCCTTCACGCCATCGAAAGCCGTGACATGCCGCTGGTGCTGGGGCTGGTGATGCTGTCCGCGCTGTTATTTGTGGTCATCAACCTGCTGGTGGATGCGCTGTATCTGCTTATCGATCCCCGTTTGAGAAAAAAGGCGAACGCCCATGAGCAGTGA
- a CDS encoding glycosyltransferase family protein: protein MNHDATTRQIRNDAYSSTEPQDVIHEHVSDGELIYTTSLPDVCDILVCVTLYNEPPIALNNTLAALFRSHTLTYGDDPTPPSLVICIITDGESALHPDTRCWLASSGFTLSDSSGTPAPHKGSHNCLHVQRSRSSDSQPVGKISTSLKPYCKKSLPQLLLAEKRDNRGKLDSHNWFFRHLCRLITPRYVLQIDTGSIPDVACLYNLYHYLEQHPDCAALATHTLTAMPTDTRLLTNWQYSDFLWEKLTDWPVSQCLGYMDVIPGQCSLIRYAALVTPGPQGSCPLQHYLRGLHPKGLLEHNQFLAEDRVLGFELIKDTPATTEYLPSARLETDACSTLGELMRQRRRWINSTLAVRFATLLELPALWRNASLSRPRKLQITLAILWHCSSLFTLLFTPTLLSMSAAISMPQLLSTTSQEMTAYLWAGSVLLLWFGVMCLSRSCNINTASGLMLHQIAMIIMGLSTTLLTLCSLITYPLAIIMLLATPLLLAAIVSPDNLSALWRMAIFYLPSLLFFPLYLTTYSLAQFSDVSWGTKGLIHLTANKTSMRWQRARDKILSGWLMTNVLLTLTLLHTGERFSLCFASALIGFILIRYFIAALCHHFLTTTAPVVTNTHHNQTGNHGDSIINGKPAK from the coding sequence ATGAATCACGATGCCACTACACGCCAAATCAGGAACGACGCATACAGCAGTACTGAACCACAAGATGTTATTCACGAGCACGTATCGGATGGGGAATTGATATACACAACCTCGTTGCCTGACGTATGCGATATTCTGGTGTGCGTTACCCTGTATAACGAACCACCGATTGCCCTTAACAACACACTGGCGGCATTATTTCGCAGCCATACATTGACTTACGGTGATGACCCGACGCCGCCATCATTGGTGATTTGCATCATCACCGACGGTGAGTCTGCATTGCATCCTGACACCCGATGCTGGCTGGCCTCGTCAGGTTTCACGTTGTCCGATTCCTCAGGCACGCCAGCGCCCCATAAAGGCAGCCACAATTGTTTGCACGTTCAACGCAGCCGCAGCTCTGACAGCCAACCGGTTGGAAAGATTTCCACCTCGCTCAAGCCTTACTGCAAAAAGTCTCTGCCCCAACTGCTGCTGGCCGAGAAACGAGACAACCGAGGGAAACTGGATTCGCACAACTGGTTTTTTCGCCACCTTTGTCGTCTAATCACCCCGCGTTATGTGCTGCAAATCGATACCGGCTCGATTCCTGATGTCGCCTGCCTGTACAACCTGTATCACTATCTGGAACAACATCCTGATTGTGCGGCACTGGCAACGCATACCCTTACCGCGATGCCGACCGACACCAGGCTGCTGACAAACTGGCAATACAGTGATTTTCTCTGGGAAAAACTCACCGACTGGCCGGTGAGCCAATGCCTGGGCTATATGGATGTGATTCCCGGTCAATGCAGCCTGATACGCTATGCCGCATTGGTCACCCCCGGCCCGCAGGGGTCATGTCCTTTACAGCACTACTTGCGCGGCCTGCATCCCAAAGGGCTGCTGGAACATAACCAGTTTCTGGCAGAAGATCGCGTACTGGGGTTTGAACTCATCAAAGATACCCCTGCCACCACGGAGTACCTGCCCTCAGCCAGACTGGAAACGGATGCCTGTTCCACACTGGGGGAACTGATGCGCCAGCGCCGCCGCTGGATCAACAGTACTCTGGCGGTTCGCTTCGCCACCTTGCTGGAGTTGCCTGCGCTCTGGCGTAATGCATCGCTCTCACGCCCCCGAAAACTGCAGATTACGTTGGCCATACTGTGGCATTGCAGTTCGCTGTTTACCTTACTCTTCACCCCTACGCTGCTGAGTATGTCAGCCGCAATCAGTATGCCGCAGCTGTTATCAACCACATCACAGGAGATGACAGCCTATCTTTGGGCAGGCAGCGTATTATTACTGTGGTTTGGAGTAATGTGCCTAAGCCGATCATGCAATATCAACACCGCATCAGGGCTTATGCTGCATCAGATTGCGATGATTATCATGGGACTCTCGACGACCTTACTCACCCTTTGTAGTCTGATCACTTATCCGCTGGCGATAATCATGTTACTTGCAACGCCATTGCTACTTGCCGCTATCGTTTCACCCGATAACCTAAGCGCATTGTGGCGTATGGCAATTTTCTATTTACCCAGTTTGCTGTTTTTCCCGTTATATCTGACCACTTACTCTCTCGCACAGTTCAGTGATGTCAGTTGGGGAACCAAAGGGCTTATCCATCTCACCGCCAATAAAACTTCAATGCGCTGGCAACGAGCACGGGATAAAATACTGTCGGGATGGTTGATGACGAATGTGCTGCTTACCCTGACCCTGCTGCATACAGGAGAGCGTTTCAGTCTTTGTTTTGCCTCTGCATTGATTGGTTTTATTCTGATACGCTATTTTATTGCCGCACTGTGTCACCACTTTCTTACGACAACCGCCCCTGTCGTTACCAACACTCACCACAACCAAACCGGTAATCATGGTGATAGCATAATTAATGGCAAACCGGCAAAGTAA